A stretch of Lathyrus oleraceus cultivar Zhongwan6 chromosome 6, CAAS_Psat_ZW6_1.0, whole genome shotgun sequence DNA encodes these proteins:
- the LOC127096291 gene encoding uncharacterized protein LOC127096291, which produces MYSKNAEIEGRKALEFEKDDHVFLRVTPITGVGRALKSRKLTPRFIGPYQISERVGEVAYRIALPPSLSNLHDVFHVSQLRRYIADPSHVVPLDDVQVRDNLTVDTSPMRIEDREVKRLRGKEIALVKVIWGGVANGNITWELEDKMKESYPELFV; this is translated from the exons ATGTATAGTAAAAATGCAGAGATAGAAGG gaggaaagctcttgagtttgagaaagatgatcatgtgtttcttcgagttacgccaataacgggtgttggtagagctttgaagtcgcgtaagttgacgccgcgtttcattggtccttatcagatttccgagagggtaggtgaagtggcatatcggattgcattaccaccgtcactttctaatcttcatgatgtgttccatgtgtctcaattgaggaggtacattgcggatccatcgcatgttgttccattagatgatgttcaagtgagggataatttgacagttgatacatcacctatgcgaattgaagatcgagaagtgaagaggcttcgtggtaaggagattgctttggtgaaagtgatatggggcggagtcgccaatggcaatattacttgggaactcgaggataagatgaaggaatcgtatccggagttgttcgtttga